A genome region from Rhodopseudomonas boonkerdii includes the following:
- a CDS encoding tetratricopeptide repeat protein, with the protein MRQPFCVARFLVTAATTAILAAGLAGCKTAGMSDITGSIGTRAEASPASPPVDPVRDIGVYGERFRANPRDADAAMRYGQALRANGQRAQAVSVFEQATLNNPGNKALMAGYGRALADAGNFERAFEVLGTAHSPANPDWRILSAQGAALDQMGRHDEARRYYDNALKIRPEEPSVLSNLGLSYMLSKDLPLAEATLRRAQQGRGTVDPRVRQNLGLVVGLQGRFSEAETIVRADLPPDEAAANVAYLKQMLSNKAGARFSGQDDAKRS; encoded by the coding sequence ATGCGTCAGCCCTTCTGTGTTGCGCGGTTTCTCGTGACTGCTGCCACGACGGCAATTCTGGCCGCCGGCCTTGCCGGCTGCAAGACCGCGGGCATGTCCGACATCACCGGTTCCATCGGCACGCGCGCCGAAGCGTCGCCGGCGAGTCCGCCCGTCGATCCTGTGCGCGACATTGGGGTCTATGGCGAGCGGTTCCGCGCCAATCCGCGCGATGCGGACGCTGCGATGCGCTATGGCCAGGCGCTGCGCGCCAACGGGCAACGCGCGCAGGCTGTCTCCGTGTTCGAACAGGCGACACTCAACAATCCCGGCAACAAGGCGCTGATGGCCGGCTATGGCCGTGCCCTCGCCGATGCCGGAAATTTCGAACGCGCTTTCGAAGTGCTCGGTACCGCGCATTCACCGGCCAATCCCGACTGGCGCATTCTGTCGGCGCAGGGCGCTGCGCTCGACCAGATGGGACGACACGACGAAGCACGCCGCTACTATGACAACGCGTTGAAGATCCGGCCCGAAGAACCCTCGGTGTTGTCGAATCTCGGCCTGTCCTACATGCTGTCGAAGGATCTGCCGCTGGCCGAAGCGACGCTCCGCCGGGCACAGCAGGGACGCGGGACTGTGGATCCGCGCGTCAGGCAAAATCTGGGACTCGTCGTCGGCCTGCAGGGCCGCTTCAGCGAGGCTGAGACGATCGTTCGTGCCGATCTGCCGCCAGATGAAGCTGCTGCCAACGTCGCCTATCTCAAGCAGATGCTGAGCAACAAGGCCGGCGCGCGTTTCAGCGGCCAGGACGACGCGAAGCGCTCGTAA